Proteins encoded by one window of Microbaculum marinisediminis:
- a CDS encoding methylenetetrahydrofolate reductase, producing the protein MSSSQVSQDPAFRPPFRIAASIEATPKQVLEGDRLAGLFPAGTRVYLTDVGTSPIPEFARAAKILAQDGYTPVPHLPARRIAGEADLRERLRLLTGEAGVTDVLVVAGSVDTPAGGLRSTMDVLRTGILSEFDITTIGVAGHPEGSPDMSSQTIAEALAEKNAFAVEHGLDMRIVTQFGFDPQRYVSWAHDLAAASNRLPIHVGVSGPAKITTLLKYAALCGVGPSLAFLKKRATSVMALASGFSPEGVVAPIETHVASDPACPIVQLHVFPFGGLRKTAEWLAERGSWFGANGGHKTFVAEGK; encoded by the coding sequence ATGTCGTCAAGCCAGGTTTCTCAGGATCCCGCGTTCCGTCCCCCGTTCCGTATCGCCGCGTCGATCGAAGCGACCCCGAAACAGGTTCTCGAGGGAGACCGCCTCGCCGGCCTGTTCCCGGCGGGCACCCGCGTCTATCTCACCGATGTCGGCACGTCGCCCATACCGGAATTCGCCCGCGCCGCGAAGATCCTGGCCCAGGACGGATACACGCCGGTGCCGCACCTGCCGGCCCGCCGCATCGCCGGCGAAGCGGACCTGCGCGAGCGGCTGCGGCTCCTGACCGGCGAGGCCGGGGTCACCGACGTGCTGGTCGTCGCGGGAAGCGTCGACACCCCGGCCGGCGGCCTGCGCTCGACCATGGACGTGCTACGGACCGGCATCCTCTCCGAGTTCGATATCACGACGATCGGTGTCGCCGGCCATCCGGAAGGCAGCCCGGATATGTCCTCGCAGACGATCGCCGAGGCGCTGGCCGAGAAGAACGCCTTCGCCGTCGAGCACGGCCTCGACATGCGCATCGTCACCCAGTTCGGGTTCGATCCGCAGCGCTACGTCTCCTGGGCGCACGACCTGGCCGCGGCGAGCAACCGGCTGCCGATCCATGTCGGCGTGTCCGGCCCGGCCAAGATCACGACGCTCCTGAAATACGCGGCCCTGTGCGGCGTCGGCCCCTCGCTCGCCTTCCTGAAGAAACGGGCCACCTCGGTCATGGCGCTGGCGTCGGGATTCAGCCCGGAAGGCGTCGTCGCCCCGATCGAGACCCATGTGGCGTCCGATCCGGCTTGCCCGATCGTGCAGCTTCACGTCTTTCCGTTCGGCGGCCTCAGGAAGACCGCCGAATGGCTCGCCGAGCGCGGCTCGTGGTTCGGCGCGAACGGCGGCCATAAGACCTTCGTCGCGGAGGGCAAGTGA
- a CDS encoding methyltetrahydrofolate cobalamin methyltransferase has product MSRTVVASATRTIVIGFDQPFCVIGERINPTGRKKLAAEMVDGNFETVKADALAQVAAGATMLDVNAGVTAVNPNETEPPLLVRTIEIVQSLVDVPLSIDSSVTAAIEAGLQVAKGRPLVNSVTGEEEKLEAILPLVKKYDVPVVAISNDETGISEDPDVRFEVARKIVQRAADHGIKAEDVVVDPLVMPIGAMGTAGQQVFRLVRRLREELKVNTTCGLSNISFGLPHRHGINAGFIPMVIGAGMTSAIMNPCRPQEMEMVRAANVLNGTDPHCAGWIRTYRDHAPAAAPAASAGGADTAAPAAGGRRRGGREARRARAV; this is encoded by the coding sequence ATGTCGCGCACCGTCGTCGCCTCCGCCACCAGAACCATCGTCATCGGGTTCGACCAGCCGTTCTGCGTGATCGGCGAGCGTATCAACCCGACCGGCCGCAAGAAGCTCGCCGCGGAGATGGTGGACGGCAATTTCGAGACGGTGAAAGCCGACGCGCTGGCGCAGGTCGCCGCCGGCGCCACCATGCTCGACGTCAACGCCGGCGTCACCGCCGTCAACCCGAACGAGACCGAACCGCCGCTGCTGGTCAGGACGATCGAGATCGTGCAGTCGCTGGTCGACGTGCCGCTGTCAATCGACTCCTCCGTCACCGCCGCCATCGAGGCCGGCCTCCAGGTCGCCAAGGGCCGCCCGCTGGTCAATTCGGTGACCGGCGAGGAGGAGAAGCTCGAGGCGATCCTGCCGCTGGTGAAGAAATACGACGTGCCGGTCGTGGCGATCTCCAATGACGAGACCGGCATTTCCGAAGACCCGGACGTCCGCTTCGAGGTCGCCAGGAAGATCGTCCAGCGCGCCGCCGACCACGGCATCAAGGCGGAGGACGTCGTCGTCGATCCGCTGGTCATGCCGATCGGCGCGATGGGCACCGCGGGCCAGCAGGTGTTCCGGCTGGTGCGGCGCCTGCGCGAGGAACTGAAGGTCAACACGACCTGCGGCCTGTCGAACATCTCCTTCGGCCTGCCGCACCGGCACGGCATCAACGCCGGTTTCATCCCCATGGTGATCGGCGCCGGCATGACGTCGGCGATCATGAACCCCTGCCGGCCGCAGGAAATGGAGATGGTGCGCGCGGCCAACGTGCTGAACGGCACCGATCCCCACTGCGCCGGTTGGATCAGGACCTATCGCGACCACGCGCCGGCCGCCGCCCCCGCCGCTTCGGCCGGGGGGGCGGATACAGCGGCGCCGGCTGCCGGCGGGCGCAGGCGCGGCGGCCGCGAGGCGCGCCGGGCCCGGGCCGTATAG
- a CDS encoding ASKHA domain-containing protein translates to MSEDISQVKDALVLFMPSGRRGRFPLGTPVLEAARQLGVYVESVCGGRGICGRCQVSVTEGVFAKHKITSAATHLSPFSDTEARYKAKRGLPEDRRLSCSALIEGDLVIDIPIEAQTNRALVRKRAEARPIPRDPVMQLCYVEVDEPDMEQPLGDADRLVRALEAQWGFVGARCEFRLLPLVQGLLRQGDWKVTVAVHTEGIPTIVSIWPGFHDRLYGIAVDIGSTTIACHLSDMLTGRTVSSTGTANPQIRFGEDLMSRVSYLMMNPDGLPALTTAVRGAIEGLIDKAVNDAGASRDDVLDAVFVGNPIMHHLFLGIDPRELGGAPFALAVSGALTFPAREIGLGVNPGARVYMLPCIAGHVGADAAGAALAEGPQKGKEVTLLVDVGTNAEIVLGNRHRILAASSPTGPAFEGAEISSGQRAAPGAIERVRIDPETLEPKIRVIGLEAWSDEEEFAEKIDQVGVTGICGSGIIEVIGEMFLAGIITQDGVIDGSLAAKSPRIEANGRTFSYLLWRGDQEIRITQNDVRAIQLAKAALYAGVKLLMDRYGCTHVDRIKLAGAFGAHIDTKYAMLIGLIPDCDLKHVSAVGNAAGTGARMCLLNRGHRAEVEDLVTRIEKIETALEPRFQEHFVAAMALPNKIDPFPNLARAVTLPAPKTPLPGEGRGRRGERRRARPDPA, encoded by the coding sequence ATGAGCGAGGACATCTCGCAGGTCAAGGACGCCCTGGTCCTGTTCATGCCTTCCGGGCGGCGGGGCCGGTTCCCGCTCGGCACGCCGGTCCTGGAAGCCGCGCGCCAGCTTGGCGTCTATGTCGAATCCGTCTGCGGCGGGCGCGGCATCTGCGGGCGCTGCCAGGTCTCCGTCACCGAGGGCGTGTTCGCCAAGCACAAGATCACCAGCGCGGCAACGCACCTGTCGCCGTTCTCCGACACCGAGGCACGCTACAAGGCAAAGCGCGGCCTGCCCGAGGACCGGCGGCTGTCCTGCTCGGCGCTGATCGAGGGCGATCTCGTCATCGACATCCCCATCGAGGCGCAGACCAACCGTGCGCTGGTGCGCAAACGCGCCGAGGCCCGGCCGATCCCGCGCGATCCGGTGATGCAGCTTTGCTATGTCGAGGTCGACGAGCCCGACATGGAACAGCCGCTCGGCGACGCCGACCGGCTGGTCCGGGCGCTGGAGGCGCAATGGGGCTTCGTCGGCGCGCGCTGCGAGTTCCGCCTGCTGCCCCTCGTTCAGGGGCTGCTCCGGCAGGGCGACTGGAAGGTGACCGTCGCTGTCCATACCGAGGGCATCCCAACCATCGTGTCGATCTGGCCGGGGTTCCACGACAGGCTCTACGGCATCGCCGTCGATATCGGATCGACCACGATCGCCTGCCACCTCTCCGACATGCTGACCGGGCGCACCGTGTCCTCGACCGGCACCGCGAACCCGCAGATCCGCTTCGGCGAGGACCTGATGTCGCGGGTCTCCTACCTGATGATGAACCCCGACGGCCTGCCGGCGCTCACCACCGCCGTGCGCGGCGCGATCGAGGGGCTGATCGACAAGGCCGTCAACGACGCCGGCGCCAGCCGCGACGACGTCCTCGACGCGGTCTTCGTCGGCAATCCGATCATGCACCACCTGTTCCTGGGGATCGATCCGCGCGAACTCGGCGGCGCGCCGTTCGCGCTCGCCGTCTCCGGCGCCCTCACCTTCCCCGCCCGCGAGATCGGGCTCGGCGTCAATCCGGGCGCGCGCGTCTACATGCTGCCCTGCATCGCCGGCCATGTCGGCGCCGACGCCGCCGGGGCGGCCCTGGCGGAAGGGCCGCAAAAGGGCAAGGAGGTCACGCTGCTGGTCGATGTCGGCACCAACGCCGAGATCGTGCTCGGCAACAGGCACCGCATCCTCGCCGCCAGCTCGCCGACGGGACCGGCCTTCGAAGGCGCGGAAATCTCGTCGGGCCAGCGCGCCGCGCCGGGCGCGATCGAGCGGGTGCGCATCGATCCCGAAACGCTGGAACCGAAGATCCGCGTGATCGGCCTCGAGGCATGGTCGGACGAGGAGGAATTCGCCGAGAAGATCGATCAAGTCGGCGTCACCGGCATCTGCGGATCGGGCATCATCGAGGTGATCGGCGAGATGTTCCTGGCCGGCATCATCACCCAGGACGGCGTGATCGACGGATCGCTGGCGGCGAAGTCGCCGCGTATCGAGGCCAACGGGCGCACCTTCTCCTACCTTTTGTGGCGGGGCGACCAGGAGATCCGCATCACCCAGAACGACGTGCGCGCGATCCAGCTCGCCAAGGCCGCGCTCTATGCCGGCGTGAAGCTGCTGATGGACCGGTACGGCTGCACCCATGTCGACCGCATCAAGCTCGCCGGCGCCTTCGGCGCCCATATCGACACCAAGTACGCAATGCTGATCGGGCTGATCCCGGACTGCGACCTGAAGCACGTCTCGGCCGTCGGCAACGCGGCGGGAACGGGCGCGCGCATGTGCCTCCTCAACCGCGGCCACCGCGCCGAAGTCGAAGATCTCGTCACCCGTATCGAGAAGATCGAAACGGCGCTGGAGCCTCGCTTCCAGGAACATTTCGTCGCCGCGATGGCGCTGCCCAACAAGATCGATCCGTTCCCCAATCTGGCGCGGGCGGTCACCCTGCCCGCGCCGAAGACCCCGCTACCCGGCGAAGGCCGGGGGCGGCGCGGCGAACGGCGCCGGGCGCGGCCGGACCCTGCCTGA
- a CDS encoding LysR substrate-binding domain-containing protein, producing the protein MTTSDTGGLPLLENDVLRTFVAIAETGSFARAAKTVFRTPSAVSMQIRKLEDTLGRPVFVRDGRSVRLTTEGEALLGYARRILRLSDEAVGLFRAPAVEGIVCIGTPDDFGTRFLPNILSRFARSHPGVDVDVTLDMSNALLGRLDRGDLDLTLVTSACGPAALDRGQIVYTEPLVWAGLECGCAYEQRPMPLALAPKGCAWRSTALASLDKAGIPSRAAYTSPHCAGQMAAIYADLAIAPFPESLIEKPLERLDERRGLPALGDYHIVLAKRQNLGPAAEALSRHVVESFRDIARGGHTKAPADPVSDVAAE; encoded by the coding sequence ATGACCACATCGGATACCGGCGGGTTGCCGCTTCTAGAGAACGACGTCCTGCGCACGTTCGTCGCGATCGCCGAGACCGGCAGCTTCGCACGCGCGGCGAAAACGGTGTTCCGCACGCCCTCGGCGGTGTCGATGCAGATCCGCAAGCTGGAGGATACGCTCGGCCGGCCGGTATTCGTGCGCGACGGCCGCAGCGTCCGTCTGACGACCGAGGGCGAGGCGCTGCTCGGCTATGCCCGGCGCATATTGCGCCTGTCCGACGAGGCGGTCGGCCTGTTCCGGGCGCCCGCCGTCGAAGGCATCGTGTGCATCGGCACGCCGGACGATTTCGGCACGCGTTTCCTTCCGAACATCCTGAGCCGGTTCGCGCGCAGCCATCCCGGCGTCGACGTCGATGTGACGCTCGACATGTCGAATGCGCTGCTCGGGAGGCTCGACCGGGGCGACCTCGACCTGACGCTGGTCACCTCCGCGTGCGGCCCCGCCGCGCTCGACCGCGGCCAGATCGTCTATACCGAGCCGCTCGTTTGGGCAGGGCTGGAATGCGGCTGCGCCTACGAGCAGCGGCCGATGCCGCTCGCGCTCGCGCCCAAGGGTTGCGCCTGGCGCTCGACCGCGCTTGCCTCCCTGGACAAGGCCGGCATCCCGTCGCGGGCGGCCTACACGAGCCCGCACTGCGCCGGCCAGATGGCGGCGATCTACGCCGATCTCGCCATCGCGCCGTTCCCCGAAAGCCTGATCGAGAAGCCGCTGGAACGCCTGGACGAGCGCCGCGGCCTGCCCGCGCTGGGCGACTATCACATCGTGCTGGCCAAGCGTCAGAACCTCGGTCCGGCGGCCGAGGCGCTTTCCCGTCACGTGGTGGAAAGCTTCCGCGATATCGCCCGCGGCGGGCATACGAAGGCGCCGGCCGACCCGGTGAGCGACGTCGCCGCCGAATAG
- a CDS encoding DUF1127 domain-containing protein, with protein sequence MSTYQNSASPCCEAVARPNFRTGFLSLATSVLHGLRRRIERRQQRRTFMTMAALDDRILDDIGLTRRDIEYAAGLPMQINASLAVRQIAADRRAAERRIRRR encoded by the coding sequence ATGAGCACCTACCAGAACAGCGCCTCCCCCTGCTGTGAAGCGGTCGCTCGGCCGAACTTCCGGACAGGGTTCCTGTCGCTTGCGACATCGGTCCTTCACGGCCTGCGCCGGCGGATCGAGCGGCGCCAGCAGCGGCGGACCTTCATGACCATGGCCGCCCTCGACGACCGGATTCTCGACGATATCGGCCTGACGCGGCGCGACATCGAATACGCCGCCGGCCTGCCGATGCAGATCAACGCGTCGCTGGCGGTCCGGCAGATCGCCGCCGACCGGCGCGCGGCCGAACGCCGGATCCGCCGGCGCTAG